One segment of Pseudomonas sp. FP2196 DNA contains the following:
- the exbB gene encoding tonB-system energizer ExbB, producing MTRNQNPASPTNRPRAWSALAALLLSLMLAPTAAFADAQAPATPAATEQSAPAATPATPAATDPVQAVDAADAPEVLEADNSLGMAHDLSPWGMYQNADIIVKIVMIGLAIASIITWTIWIAKGFELMGAKRRLRGEIAALKKATTLKEASTTAAKEGTLANLLVHDALEEMRLSTNSREKEGIKERVSFRLERLVAACGRNMSSGTGVLATIGSTAPFVGLFGTVWGIMNSFIGIAKTQTTNLAVVAPGIAEALLATALGLVAAIPAVVIYNVFARSIAGYKAQVSDASAEVLLLVSRDLDHQPERSSQPHMVKVG from the coding sequence ATGACACGTAATCAAAACCCCGCTTCGCCAACCAACCGACCTCGCGCCTGGAGTGCTCTGGCGGCTCTGCTGCTCAGCCTGATGCTGGCACCGACCGCCGCTTTCGCCGACGCACAAGCGCCAGCGACGCCAGCCGCCACCGAGCAGAGCGCACCTGCCGCCACTCCGGCTACCCCGGCCGCTACTGATCCGGTACAGGCTGTCGATGCTGCCGACGCCCCTGAAGTCCTCGAAGCCGACAACTCCCTGGGCATGGCTCACGACCTGTCGCCATGGGGCATGTACCAGAACGCCGACATCATCGTGAAAATCGTGATGATCGGTCTGGCCATTGCTTCGATCATCACCTGGACCATCTGGATCGCCAAGGGCTTCGAGCTGATGGGCGCCAAGCGTCGTCTGCGGGGTGAAATCGCCGCGCTGAAGAAAGCCACCACCCTTAAAGAAGCCAGCACCACTGCCGCGAAAGAAGGCACCCTCGCCAATCTGCTGGTCCACGACGCCCTTGAAGAGATGCGCCTGTCGACCAACAGCCGCGAGAAAGAAGGCATCAAGGAGCGCGTCAGCTTCCGTCTCGAGCGTCTGGTTGCCGCTTGTGGTCGCAACATGAGCAGCGGCACCGGCGTCCTCGCCACCATCGGTTCCACCGCGCCGTTCGTGGGCCTGTTCGGCACCGTGTGGGGCATCATGAACTCCTTCATCGGCATTGCCAAAACCCAGACCACCAACCTCGCCGTCGTGGCCCCAGGCATTGCTGAAGCACTGCTGGCCACCGCACTGGGTCTGGTTGCTGCGATTCCTGCGGTTGTGATCTACAACGTGTTCGCCCGCTCCATCGCCGGTTACAAGGCGCAGGTCTCCGACGCCTCGGCAGAAGTCCTGCTGCTGGTCAGCCGCGACCTCGATCACCAGCCTGAGCGCAGCTCGCAACCGCACATGGTGAAAGTGGGGTAA